The Chitinophagales bacterium genome has a window encoding:
- a CDS encoding KUP/HAK/KT family potassium transporter: MNSKGYHSNRVSIASLLVAMGIIYGDIGTSPLYVLKAIVSDRPISELLVYGGISCIFWTLLFQTTLKYIVLTLMADNHGEGGVFSLYALVRRYGKRLIIPAILGATTLLADGIITPPISVSSAVEGLGIIVPGIPTVPIVIAILSLLFFFQRFGTQKVGRTFGMMMVLWFSMLFITGLSQIFNHPGVLKALNPYYAYNLLVHYPHGFWLLGAVFLCTTGAEALYSDLGHCGRRNIRITWGIVKVALMTNYMGQAAWLLHQGDPMLAGRNPFYEMMPGWFLIPAILIATAAAIIASQALISGSYTLISEAMSMNFWPRVSVRQPTDMKGQIYIPSVNAILWLGCVLMILYFRSSEHMEAAYGFSITIAMIMTTILLTYYMLYIRKWNSVLVAVIVLGFSSIEFSFLIANIAKIKERWMFLFFEAGIFLVMYAWYYGRKANNKLVKFVQLGQYMRLLKELSNDDGVSKFATHLIYLSKANNREQVEEKIMKSIFSKRPKRADVYWFLHLNRTDEPYTLEYQVTELVDDKVIKVSIDIGFRVQPRTELYFKKIVQELVTNKELSLHMRPDGSTRYNSEPDFKFVVIEKFLSVENEFSLREGLLLNIYFKLKQLGQRDETAFGLDKSDVVVEHIPLVYQPVETVELSRVN, from the coding sequence ATGAATTCGAAAGGTTATCATTCGAACAGGGTGAGTATTGCCTCATTATTAGTAGCGATGGGTATCATATACGGAGATATAGGCACCAGCCCTTTGTATGTGTTGAAGGCGATAGTAAGTGACCGCCCGATAAGTGAGCTGCTGGTGTATGGCGGTATTTCCTGTATTTTCTGGACCTTATTGTTCCAGACGACTTTGAAATATATCGTCTTAACATTAATGGCCGACAACCACGGCGAAGGTGGTGTTTTTTCGCTGTATGCGCTTGTGCGCAGGTATGGCAAACGTTTGATCATACCTGCTATTTTAGGTGCCACTACATTACTTGCAGATGGTATCATAACTCCACCTATTTCTGTTTCATCAGCAGTTGAAGGGCTTGGTATAATTGTACCGGGTATACCCACAGTGCCTATTGTGATCGCTATTTTATCACTGTTATTCTTTTTTCAGCGGTTTGGTACACAAAAGGTAGGACGTACATTTGGTATGATGATGGTGTTATGGTTTTCCATGTTGTTTATCACGGGCCTGTCTCAAATATTCAATCACCCGGGTGTCCTCAAAGCACTCAATCCGTATTATGCTTACAATTTACTGGTGCATTACCCGCATGGATTCTGGCTGTTGGGAGCAGTCTTCTTATGTACAACCGGGGCAGAGGCTTTATATTCTGATCTGGGGCATTGTGGCAGGAGGAACATTCGTATTACATGGGGCATTGTAAAGGTTGCACTGATGACAAATTATATGGGACAAGCAGCATGGCTTTTGCACCAGGGTGACCCTATGTTGGCCGGACGAAACCCTTTTTATGAAATGATGCCGGGATGGTTTTTGATCCCTGCTATTCTTATTGCGACTGCTGCGGCTATTATCGCTTCGCAAGCACTTATCAGCGGGTCATATACATTAATAAGTGAGGCGATGAGCATGAATTTCTGGCCCAGAGTGAGCGTACGTCAACCTACCGATATGAAAGGGCAAATATATATTCCTAGTGTAAATGCTATATTATGGCTGGGGTGCGTGCTTATGATATTATATTTCCGTTCATCAGAACATATGGAAGCTGCTTATGGCTTTTCCATTACCATCGCCATGATCATGACAACTATATTACTTACTTATTATATGCTATACATCCGCAAATGGAATTCCGTGCTTGTAGCAGTTATCGTACTTGGGTTTAGCAGTATAGAATTCTCTTTTCTTATTGCCAATATTGCCAAAATAAAAGAAAGGTGGATGTTCCTCTTTTTTGAAGCGGGGATATTTCTTGTAATGTATGCATGGTATTATGGACGGAAAGCCAATAATAAACTGGTGAAATTCGTACAACTAGGTCAATATATGCGCCTGCTGAAAGAGTTGAGTAATGATGATGGTGTATCTAAGTTTGCTACGCACCTGATATACCTCAGCAAAGCAAACAACCGTGAACAGGTAGAAGAAAAAATCATGAAATCAATATTTTCCAAACGACCCAAACGAGCGGACGTATATTGGTTTTTGCACCTGAACAGAACTGATGAGCCCTATACGCTTGAGTACCAGGTAACAGAACTGGTGGATGATAAAGTAATAAAGGTAAGTATAGATATAGGCTTCAGGGTGCAACCGCGCACAGAATTGTACTTTAAGAAGATAGTACAGGAACTGGTAACTAATAAGGAACTAAGCCTGCATATGCGCCCGGATGGCTCAACCAGGTATAATTCAGAACCTGATTTTAAATTTGTTGTGATAGAAAAATTTCTGTCGGTTGAGAATGAGTTTTCCCTTCGTGAAGGATTATTGCTAAATATATACTTTAAACTAAAACAATTAGGACAACGTGACGAAACCGCATTTGGGCTGGATAAGAGTGATGTGGTAGTTGAGCATATACCATTGGTGTATCAGCCTGTTGAAACTGTTGAACTATCAAGAGTAAACTAG
- a CDS encoding response regulator, translated as MNSPEILVIDDEVQICKLLQLTLQADGYNVRTAHTGNEGIQMLVAHRCDVVLLDIGLPDKSGQEVLYELRQWYDKPILILSVQNTETDIVEALDNGANDYLVKPFRAGELLARIRTALRHSSGADKEPVLQFGNLVVDIVNRRVTKAGETVKLTQTEYNLLVLFVQNEGKALTHKYLLKNIWGAFYAEQTQYLRVFIAQLRKKIEEDINQPRHIITESGVGYRFAG; from the coding sequence ATGAATAGTCCTGAGATATTAGTGATAGATGATGAAGTTCAGATATGCAAATTGCTGCAACTGACATTGCAGGCTGACGGCTATAATGTAAGAACGGCGCATACCGGGAACGAGGGCATACAAATGCTGGTTGCACACAGGTGCGATGTGGTGCTGCTGGATATAGGCCTGCCGGACAAGAGCGGGCAGGAAGTATTGTATGAACTCAGGCAGTGGTACGACAAACCCATCCTGATCTTGTCTGTTCAAAATACAGAAACTGACATTGTTGAAGCCCTGGACAACGGCGCAAATGATTATTTAGTAAAACCCTTCAGGGCAGGGGAACTATTGGCTCGTATTCGCACAGCACTACGTCATAGCTCAGGTGCAGATAAAGAACCTGTACTGCAATTTGGTAACCTGGTTGTGGATATAGTGAACAGGCGTGTTACCAAAGCAGGTGAAACTGTTAAGCTGACACAAACTGAATATAACCTGCTGGTGCTATTTGTACAAAACGAAGGGAAGGCCCTTACCCACAAGTATTTGCTTAAAAACATATGGGGAGCCTTTTACGCAGAACAAACGCAATACCTGAGGGTGTTTATAGCCCAGTTACGTAAAAAGATCGAAGAAGATATAAATCAGCCCAGACATATAATTACCGAATCAGGTGTCGGTTACCGTTTTGCAGGTTAG
- a CDS encoding PAS domain-containing sensor histidine kinase, with protein MTVLIVAGLGYLLSGVTDYRVTALLLLVSVSLLAMVMRIGPVLVASLLSALVWDFFFIPPKFTFHVGTAEDALLLLMYFVISLLNGVLTLRIRQIDNQHREKQEKENTIKLYNTLLNSLSHELRTPIATIIAATDYLQSKNNSGPDVNSKDLLNEISTASLRLNQQVENLLNMSRLESGFIRAKKDWCDMRELIHATLNKVKQPGVTYNIKVDIADDLPLFKLDYGLTEQVLHNLIVNALAYTPKGTLITIAAYCEYNSCMLSVTDRGNGFPETELENVFDKFYRLDNKSTGGTGLGLSIVKGFTEAQGGTVLLQNMQEGGARFLIELPAETSYINALKNE; from the coding sequence TTGACCGTACTGATAGTTGCCGGACTGGGGTATTTGTTATCAGGAGTTACAGATTACCGTGTTACAGCTCTGTTGCTGTTGGTGAGTGTGTCATTGTTAGCGATGGTTATGCGTATCGGGCCTGTTTTGGTAGCATCGTTGCTGAGTGCACTTGTGTGGGATTTCTTTTTTATACCGCCTAAATTCACGTTTCATGTTGGTACAGCCGAAGACGCTTTGCTGTTGCTGATGTACTTTGTTATATCGTTGCTTAATGGCGTGTTAACTCTTCGTATCAGGCAGATCGATAATCAGCATAGGGAAAAACAGGAAAAGGAAAACACCATCAAGTTATATAATACATTATTAAACTCGTTGTCTCATGAATTGCGTACGCCGATCGCTACTATTATTGCGGCTACAGATTATTTGCAGAGTAAAAATAATAGTGGGCCTGATGTGAACAGCAAAGACCTGTTAAATGAAATTTCTACAGCTTCCTTGCGATTGAACCAGCAAGTAGAAAACCTGCTGAACATGTCGCGGCTGGAATCCGGATTCATAAGGGCTAAAAAAGACTGGTGTGACATGAGAGAATTGATACATGCCACTCTTAACAAGGTGAAACAGCCGGGTGTGACGTACAATATAAAAGTGGATATTGCAGATGACCTGCCATTGTTTAAATTGGATTATGGACTTACAGAACAGGTATTGCATAACCTTATTGTAAATGCCCTTGCATACACACCGAAAGGTACGCTGATAACCATTGCTGCTTATTGCGAATATAACAGTTGCATGCTATCCGTAACGGATAGGGGAAATGGATTTCCTGAGACGGAACTGGAAAATGTGTTTGATAAATTTTACAGGCTGGACAATAAAAGTACCGGAGGCACCGGACTAGGCCTGTCTATTGTAAAGGGTTTTACGGAAGCCCAGGGAGGGACTGTTCTACTACAGAACATGCAGGAAGGAGGAGCGAGATTTTTGATAGAATTACCTGCTGAAACATCATATATAAATGCGTTGAAAAATGAATAG
- a CDS encoding aconitate hydratase — MAFDIDLIKKVYSEYPSRIAAARQLVGRPLTFSEKILYAHLSETPTKAYVRGKDYVNFAPDRVAMQDATAQMALLQFMTCGRDKVAVPSSVHCDHLIQAEVGAAADLATANNVNKEVYDFLSSVSDRYGIGFWKAGAGIIHQVVLENYAFPGGMMIGTDSHTPNACGLGMIAIGVGGADAVDVMAGLPWELKMPKLIGVKLTGKMNGWTSAKDVILKVAGILTVKGGTGAIVEYFGDGAESLSATGKGTICNMGAEIGATCSLFAYDNKMGDYLRGTDRKDVAEMADGIREHLRGDDEVYADPAKYYDQLIEINLDELEPYVNGPFTPDLATPISKMAEAVAANGWPADVEVALIGSCTNSSYEDISRSASIAEDAMNKGLKAKSEFTITPGSEMVRYTIERDGFLGTFDKMGGIVLANACGPCIGQWARHMDDPSRKNTIVTSFNRNFAKRNDGNSSTHAFVASPEIVTAFAISGKLGFNPMTDKLVNDKGEEVMLAEPKGIELPVKGFAVEDAGYQAPAEDGSNVKVVVDPESKRLQLLEPFAPWEGTDLKGMKLLIKAFGKCTTDHISMAGPWLKFRGHLDNISNNMLIGAINAYNKETNKVKNQLTGEYGEVPAVARAYKAAGIGSVVIGDENYGEGSSREHAAMEPRHLGVRAIIVKSFARIHETNLKKQGMLGLTFADKADYDKVQEDDNIDILGLTEFAEGQPLTVVLNHKDGSSDSITVNHTYNAQQIEWFKAGGALNVIRAEFAK, encoded by the coding sequence ATGGCATTCGACATCGATCTGATCAAAAAAGTTTACAGTGAATACCCTTCCAGAATAGCTGCAGCAAGGCAGCTGGTTGGCCGCCCTCTTACCTTCTCTGAAAAAATATTATACGCTCACCTGAGCGAAACCCCGACAAAGGCTTACGTACGTGGTAAGGATTATGTAAACTTTGCACCGGATCGCGTAGCGATGCAGGATGCTACAGCACAAATGGCTCTGCTTCAGTTCATGACCTGTGGCCGCGACAAAGTAGCTGTTCCCAGCTCCGTACACTGCGACCACCTGATACAGGCCGAAGTGGGTGCTGCTGCCGACCTGGCAACTGCCAACAATGTGAACAAGGAAGTGTATGATTTCCTGTCTTCTGTGTCTGACAGGTATGGCATTGGTTTCTGGAAAGCTGGTGCGGGTATCATCCACCAGGTTGTGCTGGAAAACTACGCATTCCCCGGCGGTATGATGATCGGTACCGACAGTCACACGCCAAACGCTTGTGGCCTGGGTATGATAGCTATCGGCGTAGGTGGTGCTGACGCTGTGGATGTAATGGCAGGCCTGCCATGGGAGCTGAAAATGCCCAAACTGATAGGTGTGAAGCTGACAGGCAAAATGAACGGCTGGACATCCGCAAAAGATGTGATATTGAAAGTGGCTGGTATCCTGACCGTAAAAGGGGGTACGGGCGCTATAGTTGAATACTTTGGTGATGGTGCCGAAAGCCTGAGTGCTACCGGTAAAGGAACCATCTGTAACATGGGTGCTGAAATAGGCGCTACATGTTCTCTGTTTGCTTACGACAACAAAATGGGTGACTACCTACGTGGTACCGACCGTAAAGACGTAGCAGAAATGGCTGACGGTATCCGTGAGCACCTGCGCGGTGATGACGAAGTGTACGCAGACCCTGCTAAATACTACGACCAGCTGATCGAGATCAACCTGGACGAACTGGAACCATATGTGAATGGTCCTTTCACTCCTGACCTGGCTACACCTATCAGCAAAATGGCTGAGGCGGTAGCTGCTAACGGCTGGCCTGCAGATGTAGAGGTAGCGCTGATCGGCTCTTGTACCAACTCTTCTTACGAAGACATCTCACGTTCTGCTTCAATAGCTGAAGATGCGATGAACAAAGGCCTCAAAGCTAAGAGTGAATTCACCATCACCCCTGGTTCCGAAATGGTACGCTACACCATAGAGCGTGACGGTTTCCTGGGCACTTTCGATAAAATGGGCGGTATCGTTCTGGCTAACGCCTGCGGTCCTTGTATCGGCCAGTGGGCGCGTCATATGGACGACCCCAGCCGTAAGAATACCATCGTAACTTCTTTCAACAGGAACTTCGCTAAGCGTAATGATGGTAACTCATCTACCCACGCTTTCGTAGCTTCTCCTGAAATAGTAACGGCATTCGCAATATCAGGCAAACTGGGCTTCAACCCTATGACCGATAAACTGGTGAATGATAAAGGTGAAGAGGTAATGCTGGCAGAACCTAAGGGTATCGAATTACCGGTTAAAGGTTTCGCAGTAGAAGATGCAGGCTACCAGGCTCCGGCCGAAGATGGCAGCAACGTAAAGGTGGTTGTTGACCCTGAAAGCAAGCGTCTGCAACTGTTAGAGCCATTCGCTCCATGGGAAGGTACAGATCTGAAAGGTATGAAACTGCTCATCAAAGCATTCGGCAAGTGCACTACCGACCATATATCTATGGCGGGTCCCTGGTTGAAATTCCGTGGCCACCTGGACAACATCTCTAACAATATGCTGATAGGCGCTATCAACGCATACAACAAAGAGACCAACAAGGTGAAGAACCAACTGACAGGTGAATATGGCGAAGTACCTGCTGTTGCCCGCGCTTACAAAGCAGCAGGCATAGGCAGCGTGGTAATAGGCGATGAGAACTATGGTGAAGGTAGCAGCCGCGAGCACGCAGCAATGGAGCCTCGCCACCTGGGTGTAAGGGCCATCATCGTTAAGAGTTTCGCCCGTATCCACGAAACCAACCTGAAAAAACAAGGTATGCTGGGTCTTACATTCGCAGACAAAGCAGACTACGATAAAGTTCAGGAAGATGACAACATCGACATCCTTGGCCTGACCGAATTTGCCGAAGGTCAACCCCTGACAGTGGTACTGAACCACAAAGACGGCAGCAGCGATAGCATAACAGTAAACCACACGTACAACGCTCAGCAAATTGAGTGGTTCAAAGCAGGTGGTGCACTGAATGTGATCCGTGCTGAGTTTGCTAAATAG
- a CDS encoding tRNA threonylcarbamoyladenosine dehydratase yields MNDTTWLSRTELLIGKEKLNKLINSHVLVVGMGGVGSFAAEFICRSGVGQMTIVDGDIVDPSNRNRQLPALATTHGQSKADIMAERLLAINPELKLRSIKEFITPEKVDEVLATEYDYIVEAIDSLTPKLTFIQAAYERKLRFVSSMGAGAKMDPTRLKVTDLSKTYNCPLAYKVRKRLRKAGIRKGIKVVFSPEDPNKESLMLTDGTNYKKSAYGTISYLPATFGACVASVAIRDLIGD; encoded by the coding sequence ATGAATGATACGACATGGCTTTCGCGTACCGAACTACTCATCGGGAAAGAAAAGCTGAATAAATTGATCAATTCCCATGTATTGGTAGTGGGCATGGGGGGAGTAGGCTCTTTTGCAGCTGAATTCATTTGCCGCTCCGGTGTAGGGCAGATGACCATTGTAGATGGTGATATTGTAGATCCCAGCAACCGTAACAGGCAGTTGCCTGCATTGGCGACAACACATGGGCAGTCCAAGGCTGATATAATGGCAGAGCGCCTGCTGGCTATTAACCCTGAACTGAAACTGCGCAGTATCAAGGAGTTCATCACACCGGAAAAAGTGGATGAAGTGCTGGCTACGGAATATGATTATATAGTAGAAGCCATAGACAGCCTTACGCCTAAACTTACCTTTATACAGGCTGCATATGAACGCAAGCTTCGTTTTGTGAGCTCTATGGGGGCTGGTGCCAAGATGGACCCTACACGCCTTAAAGTAACAGACCTTTCTAAAACTTATAACTGCCCGCTGGCTTATAAGGTGCGCAAAAGACTGAGGAAAGCCGGTATACGCAAGGGCATCAAAGTAGTGTTCTCTCCTGAAGATCCGAATAAAGAATCGCTGATGCTGACGGATGGTACTAACTACAAGAAGTCGGCCTATGGAACTATTTCATACCTGCCTGCAACCTTTGGAGCCTGCGTTGCTTCTGTTGCTATCAGGGATCTGATAGGGGATTAG
- a CDS encoding TatD family hydrolase encodes MEPYIDIHTHQLGGNGFAIINRYERFEEASNGVVCSLGIHPWYIRAEVVKQQLDELEQYASLDNVIAIGECGLDKVTETSLDLQVGAFTAQISLANTLKKPLIIHCVRAYVEVLQLLKEHRVSVPVIFHGFNKHAQLARQIVDAGYYLSFGAAILKEGSSAATSIASVPVDRIFLETDDAGVDIKDIYERAAMLLKSEEDALILQLQKNFQAVFKI; translated from the coding sequence ATGGAGCCGTATATTGATATACATACACATCAACTGGGTGGAAATGGGTTTGCTATAATTAATCGGTATGAGCGGTTTGAAGAAGCAAGCAATGGAGTTGTATGCTCGCTGGGCATTCACCCATGGTATATACGAGCTGAGGTCGTGAAACAGCAACTTGATGAGTTGGAACAGTATGCCTCTCTTGATAATGTGATAGCCATTGGTGAGTGTGGGTTGGACAAAGTGACTGAAACATCGTTGGATCTGCAAGTAGGGGCATTTACCGCACAAATATCCCTGGCTAATACTTTGAAAAAGCCGCTGATCATTCATTGTGTAAGGGCGTATGTTGAGGTACTTCAGTTGCTGAAAGAGCACCGTGTTTCAGTACCTGTGATATTCCATGGTTTTAATAAGCATGCTCAATTGGCACGGCAAATAGTAGATGCCGGGTATTACCTGTCGTTCGGGGCTGCGATACTAAAAGAGGGTAGCAGTGCTGCTACATCCATAGCATCTGTTCCGGTTGACAGGATATTCCTGGAGACTGATGATGCGGGAGTTGATATAAAGGATATATATGAAAGAGCTGCGATGTTGCTGAAAAGTGAAGAAGATGCACTTATTTTGCAGCTTCAAAAGAATTTTCAAGCCGTTTTTAAGATATGA
- a CDS encoding PspC domain-containing protein produces MLNIKNFIEWKAFGVCAAIGDRLGVASSRIRLWFIYISFLTMGSPIIIYMILAFWMNMKRYILMTRRNPFKWL; encoded by the coding sequence CTGCTGAATATCAAGAATTTTATTGAGTGGAAAGCCTTTGGGGTATGCGCTGCTATTGGCGACAGGCTGGGTGTTGCATCTTCCCGCATCAGGCTATGGTTCATATATATATCATTCCTAACAATGGGCTCACCTATCATCATTTATATGATATTGGCCTTCTGGATGAACATGAAACGCTACATACTAATGACCCGCAGGAACCCATTCAAGTGGTTATAA
- a CDS encoding YceI family protein, translating into MAQVKWVLDPSHSEIQFKVKHLMITTVTGYFKKFEASAVTEGEDMSTAKISFNADIDSIDTNSEQRDGHLKSADFFDAANHPQMIFSNGKLEGSGSDYTLLGDLTIRGNTHPVKLNVEFGGIAQDPYGQTKAGFTLSGKINRKDFGLTWGAVTEAGNVVVSDEVRINAEIQLTKKVEEEVSAESVA; encoded by the coding sequence ATGGCACAAGTAAAATGGGTACTGGACCCTTCGCACAGCGAGATACAGTTTAAAGTAAAGCACCTGATGATAACCACTGTAACAGGTTATTTTAAGAAGTTTGAAGCATCGGCAGTAACGGAAGGAGAAGATATGTCTACAGCAAAGATCAGTTTCAACGCGGATATTGACTCAATAGATACAAACAGCGAACAAAGGGATGGACATCTTAAGTCGGCAGACTTTTTTGATGCGGCTAATCACCCGCAAATGATATTCAGTAATGGAAAACTGGAAGGTTCAGGCAGCGATTATACATTGCTGGGCGACCTGACCATACGTGGTAATACCCATCCCGTGAAACTGAATGTGGAATTTGGTGGTATAGCACAGGATCCATATGGGCAGACAAAGGCCGGTTTCACCCTGAGTGGCAAGATCAACCGTAAAGATTTCGGACTAACATGGGGAGCTGTAACAGAAGCAGGAAATGTAGTAGTGAGTGATGAGGTAAGAATAAATGCAGAGATACAATTGACCAAGAAAGTAGAGGAAGAGGTAAGTGCTGAAAGCGTTGCTTAA
- a CDS encoding FKBP-type peptidyl-prolyl cis-trans isomerase: MGIADKLRLMKQAQAKENLEAGLAFLAENKNNQGVTELPSGLQYLILKEADGAKPTPYNKVTCHYHGTLINGTIFDSSVQRGKPATFPLNMVISGWTEGLQLMSVGSKYRFFIPPQLAYGDRHVSAEIGPNSTLIFDVELLGIN; encoded by the coding sequence ATGGGTATTGCAGATAAGTTAAGATTGATGAAACAGGCACAGGCAAAAGAGAACCTGGAGGCGGGTCTGGCTTTCCTTGCCGAAAACAAGAACAATCAAGGGGTGACGGAACTACCCAGTGGTTTACAATATCTAATCTTGAAGGAAGCTGACGGAGCAAAGCCCACACCCTATAATAAAGTTACGTGTCACTATCATGGTACACTGATCAACGGTACAATCTTTGATAGCAGCGTGCAGCGGGGCAAGCCTGCAACATTTCCGCTTAATATGGTCATCAGCGGCTGGACCGAAGGGCTTCAACTGATGTCTGTAGGTAGTAAATATCGCTTTTTTATTCCCCCGCAATTAGCATACGGAGACAGGCATGTAAGTGCGGAGATAGGGCCCAACAGTACGTTGATATTCGACGTAGAGCTTTTAGGGATCAACTAA
- a CDS encoding aminopeptidase, translated as MRKIVIMLAMALPLVANAQDDLIKKLDGNASDSAKKKFEFKEKINLERTSVKNQGKSGTCWSYSTNSFLESEMIRMGRPAVDLAEIYTARCVYTDRADAYVRMHGEFSYGDGGACHDVINMYAKYGVLPQSVYSGLNYGTDKNVFGEMQGILKSMLDVVVKNPNKKITPNWKKAFQGVLDAYLGAVPETFDYKGKLYTPKTFAKSVVGIEPADYMEFSSFSYQPYYEKTMLMVPDNWSLDKIFNVKFDDIIPIIDNALKNGYTVAWATDVSEKYFSWKNGVAFVPEKDWEDMEEDEQKALFNGPKKERRITEEMRQQAFDNYTTTDDHGMHIVGVAEDQNGREYYMVKNSWGEKNDYKGYIYVTKAYVQYKTTAFLLHKGGVPSNILNKFK; from the coding sequence ATGAGGAAAATTGTAATCATGCTGGCTATGGCGTTGCCCTTGGTGGCAAATGCACAGGACGACCTGATAAAGAAGCTGGACGGCAACGCCAGCGATAGCGCAAAAAAGAAATTTGAATTCAAAGAAAAGATCAACCTGGAAAGGACCTCTGTGAAGAACCAGGGTAAATCGGGTACTTGCTGGAGCTATTCAACCAACTCCTTCCTGGAGAGTGAGATGATACGCATGGGGCGCCCGGCTGTTGACCTTGCTGAGATATATACTGCACGTTGCGTATATACTGACCGTGCGGATGCTTATGTACGTATGCATGGCGAATTTTCTTATGGAGACGGTGGTGCATGCCACGATGTTATCAATATGTATGCTAAGTATGGTGTGCTTCCGCAAAGTGTATACAGCGGCTTGAATTATGGTACAGACAAGAATGTATTTGGCGAGATGCAGGGTATTCTGAAATCTATGCTGGATGTTGTTGTAAAGAATCCGAATAAGAAGATAACACCTAACTGGAAGAAAGCGTTCCAGGGTGTACTGGATGCTTACCTGGGGGCCGTGCCGGAAACATTTGACTATAAGGGTAAGCTATATACACCTAAGACATTCGCAAAGAGTGTTGTAGGCATCGAGCCGGCAGATTATATGGAGTTCTCTTCATTCAGCTACCAGCCATACTATGAAAAAACTATGCTGATGGTACCTGACAACTGGAGCCTGGATAAAATATTCAATGTGAAGTTTGATGATATCATACCGATCATAGACAATGCGCTGAAAAATGGCTATACGGTTGCCTGGGCTACTGATGTGAGCGAAAAGTATTTCAGTTGGAAGAATGGGGTAGCATTCGTGCCTGAAAAGGATTGGGAAGATATGGAAGAGGACGAGCAAAAGGCATTATTCAACGGACCTAAAAAAGAAAGGAGAATAACTGAGGAAATGCGCCAGCAGGCATTTGATAACTATACTACTACCGACGATCACGGCATGCACATAGTAGGTGTAGCCGAAGATCAAAATGGCAGAGAGTATTATATGGTTAAAAATTCCTGGGGTGAGAAGAACGATTACAAGGGGTACATCTATGTAACAAAAGCTTACGTTCAATATAAGACAACAGCCTTCCTGTTACATAAGGGTGGTGTGCCATCTAACATTCTGAATAAGTTCAAATAA
- a CDS encoding 23S rRNA (pseudouridine(1915)-N(3))-methyltransferase RlmH: MDIEIWSIGKENEAFIDTGIELYFKKTRPYNPVQLVTLQLPKKAATTDIERTKQQEEELIFKKLQPNHYLVLLDERGKMLTSPQWANQFQQCMNQGVKTLVILIGGAFGVSDRIRKEAKQVWSLSNLVFPHQLVRLIVAEQVYRAFSILHNSPYHHS; this comes from the coding sequence ATGGATATAGAGATATGGTCGATAGGAAAAGAGAACGAAGCCTTTATAGATACAGGCATCGAGCTGTATTTCAAAAAGACAAGACCGTATAATCCTGTTCAACTGGTCACACTTCAATTGCCCAAAAAAGCAGCCACAACGGATATTGAACGAACTAAACAACAGGAAGAAGAGCTTATATTTAAAAAACTGCAACCCAACCACTACCTGGTGCTTCTGGACGAAAGAGGAAAAATGCTCACATCTCCCCAATGGGCCAACCAGTTTCAGCAATGTATGAACCAGGGCGTTAAGACCCTTGTGATACTCATAGGCGGTGCCTTCGGGGTAAGTGACCGTATACGAAAAGAAGCAAAACAGGTTTGGTCATTATCCAACCTGGTATTCCCCCACCAGTTAGTAAGGCTTATTGTTGCCGAGCAGGTTTACAGGGCATTCAGTATATTGCACAACAGTCCGTATCATCATAGTTAA